The following are encoded in a window of Lacinutrix sp. WUR7 genomic DNA:
- a CDS encoding glutaminyl-peptide cyclotransferase: protein MRTFKLLTIIFLATFILSCGSSTTQKKNDFTLVTNAKNNALALGEALNLSIKNPKKHTITSVSYTLNGETISEKTTLENTKLGEQTLEATITFDGETQTISQKLTVLNNTPPKVYTYKIINEYPHDITSYTQGLEFHNGDLYESTGQHGESKLRKVNYKTGEVLKNIDLEDAYFGEGLTVLNNKVYQLTWQSGTGFVYNADTFEKTGSFKYNKSKEGWGICNDTKTLYKSDGTEKIWTINPETLSEEGYIQAYHSQGKVVGLNELEWVNGKIYANRYQKNGVAIINPTNGAIEGVIDFSPLKKQVTQHQGLDVLNGIAYNPETKTLFITGKRWDKLFEVEIIKE from the coding sequence ATGAGAACATTCAAATTACTCACAATCATATTTTTAGCTACTTTTATTTTATCCTGCGGAAGTAGTACTACACAGAAAAAAAACGACTTTACCCTTGTTACTAATGCAAAAAATAATGCTTTAGCTCTAGGTGAAGCCTTAAATCTGTCTATAAAAAATCCTAAAAAGCATACTATTACATCGGTGAGCTATACTTTAAACGGAGAAACTATTTCAGAAAAAACGACATTAGAAAACACAAAACTTGGAGAACAAACATTAGAAGCGACTATTACCTTTGATGGTGAAACGCAAACTATTTCGCAAAAGCTAACCGTTTTAAACAATACGCCTCCTAAAGTATATACCTATAAAATTATAAACGAATATCCGCATGACATTACATCCTACACACAAGGATTAGAATTTCATAATGGAGACTTATACGAAAGTACAGGACAACATGGCGAATCTAAACTTAGAAAAGTAAACTATAAAACCGGAGAAGTTTTAAAGAATATAGATTTAGAAGATGCTTATTTTGGTGAAGGTTTAACCGTATTAAATAATAAAGTATACCAACTTACTTGGCAAAGCGGAACTGGTTTTGTGTACAATGCGGATACTTTTGAAAAAACAGGTAGTTTTAAATACAATAAAAGTAAAGAAGGTTGGGGAATTTGTAATGACACCAAAACCTTATATAAAAGTGATGGAACAGAAAAAATATGGACTATCAACCCAGAAACACTTTCTGAAGAAGGTTATATTCAAGCATACCACAGCCAAGGAAAAGTGGTTGGACTAAATGAACTAGAATGGGTGAACGGAAAAATATACGCAAATCGTTATCAAAAAAATGGTGTTGCCATTATTAATCCTACCAACGGAGCAATTGAAGGTGTTATAGATTTTTCGCCATTAAAAAAGCAAGTGACCCAACATCAAGGTTTAGACGTATTAAA
- a CDS encoding SDR family oxidoreductase yields MSKVVLITGGSSGIGKSVGEFLSEKGYTVYGTSRSPNNYTSSIFKIIALDVTKTETITAAIKEVVAAEGRLDILINNAGVGITGPIEEIPEAEIKANFETNFFGPINVIKAVLPQMRNQQSGLIINITSIAGYMGLPYRGIYSASKGALEIITEAFRMEIKDFNIEMTNIAPGDFATNIASGRFHAPIQENSPYKKPYGNTLKLMDAHVDEGKDPLLMAKAVYKVINTNKPNVHYKVGEFLQKFSIVLKRILPDKVYEKMLLNHYKL; encoded by the coding sequence ATGTCTAAAGTTGTTTTAATTACTGGAGGTTCTTCAGGGATAGGTAAATCTGTTGGTGAATTTTTATCCGAAAAAGGATACACCGTTTATGGTACTAGTAGAAGTCCGAATAATTATACTTCTAGTATTTTTAAAATTATCGCTTTAGATGTCACCAAAACCGAAACCATTACCGCAGCAATTAAGGAAGTTGTAGCGGCAGAAGGTAGGTTAGATATACTTATAAATAATGCAGGAGTTGGTATAACAGGACCCATTGAAGAAATACCTGAAGCAGAAATAAAAGCCAATTTTGAAACCAATTTTTTTGGACCAATAAATGTAATTAAGGCTGTTTTACCACAAATGCGAAACCAACAATCTGGTTTAATAATAAATATTACTTCTATTGCTGGATATATGGGACTTCCATATAGAGGGATTTACTCTGCAAGCAAAGGCGCTTTAGAAATTATTACCGAAGCTTTTAGAATGGAAATAAAAGACTTTAATATTGAGATGACCAATATTGCTCCTGGTGATTTTGCTACTAATATTGCTTCTGGACGTTTTCATGCGCCAATACAAGAAAATTCGCCATACAAAAAACCGTATGGTAATACGCTAAAGTTAATGGATGCGCATGTAGATGAAGGTAAAGATCCTTTGCTTATGGCAAAAGCAGTTTATAAAGTAATAAATACGAATAAACCTAATGTGCATTATAAAGTAGGGGAGTTTCTTCAAAAATTCTCCATTGTTTTAAAACGTATATTGCCAGATAAAGTCTATGAAAAAATGTTGTTAAACCATTACAAATTGTAA
- a CDS encoding T9SS type B sorting domain-containing protein, whose protein sequence is MRKIKNGLVLFFMLLAGVNYAQIISINDASDPESNRDLEYLVRSVLISGDCAVVGDFSEQVFGGPSNNTTKSYGYFTRPPGNTSFPFSEGIILSTGRAFPAGNTASNVNNDNQLNTSGDADLENALGIAGTADATFIKFNFSPTSSNISFRYLMASEEYNMNDECTYADSFAFLLREVGSTNYINLALIPGTTVPVSTINVRPNVPGRCSANNPGFFEGYNLGDTNYGGRTVVLTASATVIPNATYEIKLVIADQGDSQFDSAVFLEAGSFVLEASLGLPQLSATNNAACGTSVLLDANIVAASYEWFFDNGTGFISIPGETSQTYNANLGEGIYKVEATLAIGCVADDEILVQFVEQPTAMNIITDPECDPNNDGSITVNLEDNNTSILNGQNPAVFEVLYFTDSAYTTQIVPPATENFVTTGQTIYARVRNINSTNCVADTNFDIELFDTPFPNQVITDLAFCDNNSVGTDSDGFIKFNLEDRASEILMSQSASDFTLTYFLDAAYTNQIPFADVTNFTNTVADGQTIYVEMTNNLNVTCAAQTSFNIEVFALPVLNTPVGPTYVLKQCDDDTDGITAFNLTEANVLISNNSINEVFTYYPTQVEAETGLVADQITNFTNYSNPTPLNSFVYSRIETVNNCYRVARIDLIVGVTQIPVAFYLDYAVCDDKQIDNDNTNGIATFDFSDATAQFEALFPTGQSISITYYTSLADALAENNEILDISNHRNDASPNVQNIFVRIDSDDVNACLGLGNHITLTVDALPEQNTITNYPLCSDTNSATYDLSTKNIEVIGAQVRPILISYHENLVDAQNNASPIVSPYLNNVSPRTIFVRAQFDDNGNGLADPEECFTTDMSFDLIINQNPIVVTPTTINKCNDVVNTKYDLTIINNEVTAGDNTIILTYFETQNDLNINNPIPDPTEYLSTILINNIEILATGANGCASQTTLTLNTILYDNLNTNPQPLTECEIDNDGFDSFDLTRSETEILNGLNAADFTFTYYEVEADAIVGNTMNITDFTNFTNSTLLSQTIYVRVQPISNDCFQVVPLIIVVNPVPEIDIEDQYVICLASDGSVLNAVNETFIENPPIDSKLSSTEFTFQWYTGVDVIAANALPGETQPTFNATSVGFYTVNATNRITGCTIPGTTEVVASYPPESITVDVLTNAFSDNSTFEVIVAGSGVYEYSLYEGNWQSSPIFENVLGGTQIVKVRDIYNCEELQHEVIIVDYPKVFTPNNDGYNDTWNILGVNNQLGAKIYIFNRYGELMKELSPSGPDWDGTFNGQDLPTSDYWFTVEYIDPINKTKKEFKSHFTLKR, encoded by the coding sequence ATGAGAAAAATAAAAAACGGGTTGGTGTTATTTTTTATGCTTTTAGCAGGTGTTAATTATGCACAAATAATAAGTATAAATGATGCGTCAGACCCTGAATCAAATCGAGATTTAGAATATTTAGTGCGTAGCGTACTTATTAGTGGTGATTGTGCCGTTGTTGGTGATTTTTCGGAACAAGTTTTTGGAGGTCCAAGTAATAATACAACAAAAAGTTATGGTTATTTTACAAGACCTCCTGGTAATACAAGTTTTCCATTTTCAGAAGGTATTATTTTATCCACTGGAAGAGCATTTCCTGCAGGAAATACAGCTTCAAATGTAAATAATGATAATCAATTAAATACCAGTGGCGATGCTGATTTAGAAAATGCTCTTGGCATAGCGGGTACTGCAGATGCCACTTTTATTAAGTTTAATTTTAGCCCAACTTCAAGTAATATTAGCTTTAGGTATTTGATGGCTTCTGAAGAGTATAATATGAACGATGAATGTACTTATGCAGATTCTTTTGCTTTTTTATTAAGAGAAGTAGGAAGTACAAACTATATAAATTTAGCTCTTATTCCAGGAACTACCGTTCCTGTTAGTACAATTAATGTAAGACCGAACGTGCCTGGTAGATGTAGTGCAAATAATCCAGGATTTTTTGAAGGTTATAATCTTGGGGATACAAACTATGGAGGAAGAACTGTTGTTTTAACAGCTTCGGCAACTGTAATACCAAACGCAACTTATGAAATAAAATTAGTTATAGCAGATCAAGGAGATTCTCAATTTGATTCCGCAGTTTTTCTAGAAGCTGGTAGTTTTGTATTAGAAGCATCTTTAGGATTGCCACAACTTTCTGCAACTAATAACGCTGCATGCGGAACATCTGTTTTATTAGATGCTAACATCGTTGCTGCATCTTACGAATGGTTTTTTGACAATGGAACTGGATTTATAAGTATTCCAGGAGAAACTAGTCAAACTTACAATGCTAATTTAGGGGAAGGGATTTATAAAGTAGAAGCAACTCTTGCTATAGGGTGTGTTGCAGATGATGAAATTCTTGTTCAGTTTGTAGAGCAACCTACTGCTATGAATATTATAACGGACCCAGAATGTGATCCAAATAATGATGGTAGTATAACTGTAAACTTAGAAGACAATAATACTTCCATTTTAAATGGTCAAAATCCTGCTGTTTTTGAAGTCTTATATTTTACCGATTCCGCTTACACTACTCAAATTGTTCCACCAGCAACCGAAAATTTTGTAACTACAGGTCAAACAATTTATGCAAGAGTTCGTAATATAAATAGTACTAATTGCGTAGCAGATACAAATTTTGATATTGAATTATTTGATACTCCATTTCCAAATCAAGTAATTACAGATTTAGCGTTTTGTGACAATAATAGCGTAGGTACAGATAGTGATGGATTCATAAAATTTAATTTAGAAGATCGTGCCTCAGAAATTTTAATGTCGCAATCAGCCTCTGATTTCACATTGACTTACTTTTTGGATGCGGCTTATACCAATCAAATTCCTTTTGCCGATGTTACTAATTTTACAAACACGGTTGCCGATGGTCAAACTATTTATGTAGAGATGACCAATAATTTAAATGTAACCTGTGCAGCTCAAACAAGTTTTAATATAGAAGTTTTTGCCTTACCAGTGCTTAATACTCCAGTGGGGCCAACGTATGTATTAAAACAATGTGATGATGATACAGATGGTATTACGGCATTTAATTTAACAGAAGCTAATGTTTTAATTTCAAACAATTCTATAAATGAAGTTTTTACTTATTATCCTACACAGGTAGAAGCAGAAACTGGTTTAGTAGCAGATCAAATTACAAATTTCACGAACTATTCAAATCCAACACCATTGAATAGTTTTGTTTATTCTAGAATAGAAACTGTAAATAATTGTTATAGAGTAGCTAGAATAGATTTAATAGTAGGAGTTACTCAAATTCCAGTGGCATTCTATTTAGATTATGCGGTTTGTGATGATAAACAAATAGATAATGATAATACAAATGGCATTGCAACTTTTGATTTTAGTGATGCAACAGCGCAATTTGAAGCGTTATTTCCAACAGGACAGAGTATAAGTATTACGTATTATACAAGTTTAGCAGATGCTTTAGCCGAAAATAACGAGATTCTAGACATAAGTAATCATAGAAACGATGCATCGCCAAATGTTCAAAATATTTTTGTTAGAATAGATAGCGATGATGTTAACGCTTGTTTAGGTTTAGGAAATCATATTACCTTAACGGTAGATGCTTTGCCAGAACAAAATACAATTACAAACTATCCCCTTTGTAGTGATACGAATTCTGCAACTTATGATCTTTCCACCAAAAACATAGAAGTTATTGGAGCACAGGTAAGACCAATATTAATTAGTTACCATGAAAATTTAGTAGATGCACAAAATAATGCAAGCCCAATTGTAAGTCCTTATCTTAATAATGTTTCTCCAAGAACTATTTTTGTTAGAGCACAGTTTGATGATAATGGAAATGGATTAGCAGATCCTGAGGAGTGCTTTACAACAGATATGAGTTTTGACTTAATAATAAATCAAAACCCTATAGTTGTAACACCTACAACAATTAATAAGTGTAATGATGTGGTAAATACAAAATATGATCTTACCATTATAAATAATGAAGTAACTGCAGGAGATAATACTATTATATTAACTTATTTTGAAACACAAAATGATTTAAATATTAACAACCCAATTCCAGATCCAACAGAATATTTAAGTACTATTTTAATCAATAATATTGAGATACTAGCAACAGGAGCTAATGGTTGTGCTTCTCAAACCACACTAACATTAAACACTATATTATATGATAATCTAAATACTAATCCGCAGCCTCTAACAGAATGTGAAATTGATAATGATGGATTTGATAGTTTTGATTTAACAAGATCGGAAACAGAGATACTAAATGGTTTAAATGCAGCAGATTTTACATTTACTTATTACGAAGTTGAAGCAGATGCTATTGTAGGAAATACTATGAACATAACCGATTTTACAAACTTTACAAATTCGACATTACTCTCACAAACTATTTACGTAAGAGTGCAACCAATTTCTAATGATTGTTTTCAAGTTGTTCCTTTAATTATCGTAGTTAATCCAGTTCCAGAAATAGATATAGAAGATCAATATGTTATTTGTTTGGCATCAGATGGTAGTGTTTTGAATGCAGTGAACGAAACTTTTATTGAAAATCCACCAATAGACTCAAAATTAAGCAGCACAGAGTTTACGTTTCAATGGTATACAGGAGTAGATGTTATTGCAGCAAATGCTCTTCCAGGCGAAACACAGCCTACTTTTAATGCTACAAGTGTAGGTTTTTATACTGTAAATGCTACAAATAGAATCACAGGTTGTACTATTCCTGGAACAACAGAAGTTGTAGCATCTTATCCTCCAGAAAGCATCACAGTTGATGTATTAACTAATGCTTTTTCTGATAACAGCACCTTTGAAGTTATTGTAGCTGGTAGTGGTGTTTATGAGTACAGTTTATACGAAGGCAATTGGCAAAGCTCACCAATTTTTGAGAACGTATTAGGAGGAACTCAAATTGTAAAAGTTAGAGATATTTATAATTGCGAAGAATTACAGCACGAAGTAATAATTGTAGATTACCCTAAAGTATTTACACCTAATAATGATGGATATAATGATACCTGGAATATTCTAGGAGTTAATAACCAATTAGGCGCAAAGATTTATATTTTTAATAGGTATGGAGAATTAATGAAAGAGTTAAGTCCTTCTGGTCCAGATTGGGATGGTACCTTTAATGGTCAAGATTTGCCGACTTCTGATTATTGGTTTACCGTAGAGTATATAGATCCTATAAATAAAACCAAGAAAGAGTTTAAATCGCATTTTACACTTAAAAGATAA